GTGGACTTAAGCTTTTAGCCCGCACTTGAGTGCAGGGCTTGTTTGCTTGAGTGCTTCTAAAACTTTTCGATAATCCCTTGCGAACCACCGAGAAAATCTGCCAAGATGTAATAAATGTCGTTTGCTTTAAGGGAAGATTTGCGTGACTGTTGCTGCTTCTGTTTCTTCGCCTGATGTCAAGAGTTTGACCGATTCGGGAATTTATATTACAATTCACGGTCACTTTTATCAGCCTCCGCGTGAAAATCCTTACCTAAATGCGATCGAGCGGCAAGAAAGCGCGGCTCCTTTTCATGACTGGAATGCGCGGATTCACCATGAATGCTATCGCCCCAACGCATTCTCTCGGATTGAGCGCCATGATGGCAAAATCGTCAAGATCGTCAACAACTATGAGTACATGAGTTTCAACATGGGGCCAACACTGCTCTCATGGATGGAATTTCACGATCGCGATACCTACCAAGCGATTTTAGATGCTGATAAACGCAGCGCCGAGCGCCTTAATGGTCATGGCAATGCGATCGCACAGGTGTATAACCACATCATCATGCCCTTAGCGAATTGGCGGGACAAATTGACGCAAATTCGTTGGGGCAAAGAAGATTTTAAGGCGAGATTTGGGCGTGAGACTGAAGGGATGTGGTTGGCTGAGACTGCTGTAGACTATGAAACCCTTGAAGCTTTAGTTTTAGAGGGGATCAAGTTTATTATTCTCGCGCCATCTCAAGCCCAGCGCTGTCGTCCTCAACCCACTGAAAACAACCCTAACCCTGCATGGCAAGAAGTCGGCGGAGCACAGATTGATCCCAATCGTCCCTATCGTTGCTATTTGCGCCGCCATAATGCCAATAACAGCAATGTATCGGAACTTGGTCAATACCATTTGCCAGCAGATACTGATGCTTATATCGATGTATTTTTCTATGATGGGCCAATCTCGCGTGATATGGGCTTTGGCGATCTCTTAGGTAGCTCTCATAATTTTGCCAAGCGTCTTAGTCAAGCTGTACAGGGAGATCACCGTCCGCATCAGATTGTTTCGGTAGCAACCGATGGCGAAACTTTTGGACATCATAAGCACTTTACTGAAAAAACCCTTTCCTATGCCTTTGTCGAAGAATTTCCCAAGCGCGGCTGGAATGTCACTAATTATGCTCATTATTTAAGCCTCTTCCCACCCCAATGGGAAGCAGAGCTAAAATCTGTAACTGCTTGGAGTTGTGCTCACGGAGTCGATCGCTGGCAGGGTGGTTGTACATGTGGTGGCGAAGGATCTGGCTATCAACTCCTATGGCGGCGACCACTGCGCGATAGTCTCAACTGGCTACGCGATCGCCTAGCTGCTGTCTACGTAGATATCGGGCGCAAATATTTTAATGATCCTTGGGAAGCACGCGATCGCTATATTGACGTGCTGCAATATTCTCTGCGCGATGGCATATCTGAACATTCTCCAGTTTTAGAGAAATTTTTTGCGCAGCAGTCTGGGAGCAAA
The sequence above is a segment of the Pseudanabaena sp. BC1403 genome. Coding sequences within it:
- a CDS encoding DUF3536 domain-containing protein; translation: MTVAASVSSPDVKSLTDSGIYITIHGHFYQPPRENPYLNAIERQESAAPFHDWNARIHHECYRPNAFSRIERHDGKIVKIVNNYEYMSFNMGPTLLSWMEFHDRDTYQAILDADKRSAERLNGHGNAIAQVYNHIIMPLANWRDKLTQIRWGKEDFKARFGRETEGMWLAETAVDYETLEALVLEGIKFIILAPSQAQRCRPQPTENNPNPAWQEVGGAQIDPNRPYRCYLRRHNANNSNVSELGQYHLPADTDAYIDVFFYDGPISRDMGFGDLLGSSHNFAKRLSQAVQGDHRPHQIVSVATDGETFGHHKHFTEKTLSYAFVEEFPKRGWNVTNYAHYLSLFPPQWEAELKSVTAWSCAHGVDRWQGGCTCGGEGSGYQLLWRRPLRDSLNWLRDRLAAVYVDIGRKYFNDPWEARDRYIDVLQYSLRDGISEHSPVLEKFFAQQSGSKVSTSAQRVDALRLLEMQRHALLMFTSCGWFFEELSRPETVQILRYAARAIELAADVAGVLLEDEFIHRMAKSPSNLVEFKDGEGVFKHQVATNRITLAQVAAQYALSSTLGNYARSQQIYCYQIQQQDYQLQRIGSMSLAIGQIQLVSGITQESVNYIFAVLHLGGDDFHCCIQPFTGRREYEEIKATLFKVLKQANTAAVILTMASNFSGEQFNLHHLFAEERHRILRMLADETLTRLDQLYEQVYRDNYGILISFRRDDLPVPRELQVAAEIVLNNRLTEELKRLETGESLPNVGLDAVAIEALNLGCKFTHEEDAEILENYILRQIQQLSQLQDIDEKSLFSYLNQIEQSLAISDRLDLELDLDLSQEAFLNYLSVRIAPKCVLARQILDLESTQKQPIHIEVNLCESISNLELHQLIDTASKLGIATEAWLHA